In a single window of the Pyrococcus sp. NA2 genome:
- a CDS encoding VWA domain-containing protein, which translates to MEAREKRLVFPFSAIVGQEKAKLALLCVAVNPLIGGVLLKGDKGTGKSTLVRALANVLPEIEVVDGCLFNCNPKNPLEMCDSCYERYERGEELPVAKRKMRVVDLPLSVTIDRLVGTVDVERFLKEGRKALQPGILAEANRNVLYIDEVNLLDDYIADSLLDAAAMGWNTIEREGISFRHPARFILVGSMNPEEGELRPQILDRFGLCVEVSAPMNPEERIEIVKRVEEFHEDPISFYKKYEREEKKLTERIVKAREILPKVEISDDLLKLLAETVVNLGIKTNRAEIVTIKTAKAIAALNGKRRVSLEDLEKAMELALPHRLRDKPFQKPLQMKSLKPRDNNKHDHDHKHGHKHEHKKEEKSSGESRSQGIGNLEKNFRPSEAKIPKIESRNFDGSEFSGYRSSRDVSVTVVNFPKGIPVSYVPPKGEIRDIDFYNSLVWAVLNGKRPPIKLDLNDIRVRVRKAKAPTLWVLLLDSSGSMAVQKRISIAKGIAEKLVENGYIKKSKMALIVAKGNQAEIFVSPTKNYWEVLEKIESVPTGGRTPLSSALYNLLLLAERERRKDRALKVRAFLITDGKANVPLFGKRIKDEIIELAKALRRKGIELNIYDPGGRGINPGISYIPVLREVANAKVYKM; encoded by the coding sequence ATGGAAGCTCGTGAAAAACGCTTAGTCTTTCCATTCTCTGCAATAGTTGGGCAAGAAAAGGCTAAATTAGCTTTACTTTGTGTAGCCGTTAATCCACTAATAGGTGGTGTCCTGCTTAAAGGAGATAAGGGGACGGGAAAATCAACTCTAGTCAGGGCTCTGGCCAACGTTTTGCCCGAGATTGAGGTGGTTGATGGTTGCCTCTTCAACTGTAACCCGAAGAATCCCTTGGAGATGTGCGACAGTTGCTACGAGCGATATGAGAGGGGAGAAGAGCTGCCGGTAGCAAAAAGGAAGATGCGGGTTGTTGATTTACCTCTGAGCGTTACCATAGATAGGCTTGTCGGAACCGTGGATGTGGAGAGATTCTTAAAAGAAGGAAGAAAGGCATTACAGCCAGGGATACTCGCAGAGGCGAACAGGAACGTGCTCTACATTGATGAAGTTAATCTGCTCGACGACTACATAGCCGATTCACTCTTAGATGCTGCGGCAATGGGATGGAATACAATAGAGAGAGAAGGAATTTCCTTTAGGCATCCGGCAAGGTTCATTCTGGTTGGAAGCATGAACCCCGAGGAAGGCGAGCTTAGGCCTCAAATCCTCGACAGATTTGGTTTATGCGTCGAGGTAAGTGCTCCAATGAACCCAGAGGAGAGGATAGAGATAGTCAAGAGGGTTGAGGAATTTCATGAAGACCCGATAAGCTTCTACAAAAAGTATGAGAGAGAAGAGAAGAAGCTTACGGAGAGAATCGTTAAGGCGAGAGAGATTCTGCCGAAGGTCGAGATAAGCGACGATTTGTTGAAGCTTTTAGCTGAAACGGTCGTTAATTTGGGAATTAAAACCAACAGAGCTGAGATAGTAACGATAAAGACGGCCAAAGCAATAGCCGCCCTGAATGGAAAGAGAAGGGTCTCACTGGAGGACTTAGAAAAAGCTATGGAGTTAGCTCTACCGCACCGCTTGAGGGACAAACCCTTCCAAAAGCCACTTCAAATGAAGTCCCTAAAGCCTAGGGACAATAACAAGCACGATCACGACCACAAACATGGTCACAAGCATGAGCACAAGAAGGAAGAAAAAAGTAGTGGAGAGTCTCGAAGTCAAGGGATTGGAAATTTAGAGAAAAATTTTCGCCCAAGTGAAGCTAAAATCCCAAAGATAGAGAGCAGAAACTTTGATGGAAGTGAATTTTCAGGATACCGCTCCTCAAGAGATGTCAGCGTTACGGTGGTAAACTTTCCAAAGGGAATTCCCGTCTCTTACGTTCCCCCAAAAGGTGAAATAAGGGACATTGATTTTTACAACTCTTTGGTTTGGGCAGTCTTAAATGGCAAAAGACCTCCAATAAAGCTCGATTTAAACGATATCCGCGTTAGGGTCAGGAAGGCAAAGGCACCAACGCTCTGGGTTCTGCTCCTGGATTCGAGCGGGAGCATGGCCGTACAGAAGAGGATAAGCATCGCGAAGGGGATAGCGGAGAAATTAGTTGAGAACGGCTACATTAAAAAGTCAAAGATGGCTTTGATAGTTGCGAAAGGTAATCAGGCGGAGATATTCGTCTCGCCAACTAAGAACTACTGGGAAGTGCTTGAGAAAATAGAGAGTGTTCCAACTGGGGGGAGGACACCTTTAAGCTCTGCACTCTACAATCTTCTTCTGCTTGCTGAACGTGAGAGGAGAAAAGACAGGGCCTTAAAAGTTAGGGCATTCTTGATAACTGACGGAAAGGCCAACGTTCCACTTTTTGGAAAGCGAATTAAGGATGAAATAATTGAGCTGGCAAAAGCTCTGAGGAGAAAGGGGATAGAGCTCAATATCTATGATCCAGGGGGAAGAGGAATAAACCCGGGAATTTCATACATTCCAGTTTTGAGGGAAGTTGCAAATGCCAAGGTATATAAGATGTGA